The following proteins come from a genomic window of Flavobacterium crocinum:
- a CDS encoding 1-deoxy-D-xylulose-5-phosphate synthase — MKSNLLSNIYNPADLRLLKEEQLTQVAQELRQFIIDVVSVKEGHLGASLGVIELTIALHYVFNTPDDLLVWDVGHQAYGHKILTERREIFHTNRQIDGISGFPNRTESVYDTFGVGHSSTSISAALGMAIASKLKGDFEKEHIAVIGDASIASGMAFEGLNHAGVTDANILVILNDNAIGIDPSVGALKKYLTAVKNGKNPKQNNIIKSLNFDYSGPIDGHDFPTLIKELNRLKKIKGPKFLHIVTTKGKGLQQAEENQVKYHAPGKFDASTGEIHLKSEENLPPKYQDVFGLTILDLAKKNEKIIGITPAMPSGSSLKFMMEELPERAFDVGIAEQHAVTLAAGMATQGMIVYCNIYSTFLQRAYDQVIHDVALQDLPVIFCLDRAGLVGEDGATHHGVFDIAYLRSIPNMIIYAPLNEIELQNILYTVQLGINHPIAIRYPRGRGVIANWEVENFGHYEKIKFGQAKCLKDGTKIAVLSAGTIGNNVIEALEQSKHSESIAHYNFSFIKPLDISALKTIFSTFEHIITIEDGVKNGGFGSAVLEFAASNNFKNSIEILGIPDEFIEHGTVTQLQQICKIDVKSLVNLFSNRSK, encoded by the coding sequence ATGAAAAGCAATTTACTTTCCAACATATACAATCCAGCCGATTTACGTCTTTTAAAAGAAGAACAGCTTACTCAGGTTGCGCAAGAATTACGTCAGTTTATTATTGATGTTGTTTCGGTAAAAGAAGGGCATCTAGGTGCAAGTCTTGGCGTTATTGAATTGACAATTGCGCTGCATTACGTTTTTAATACTCCAGACGATTTACTAGTTTGGGACGTTGGCCATCAAGCCTACGGTCATAAAATCTTAACCGAAAGAAGAGAAATCTTTCATACCAACAGACAAATCGACGGAATTTCCGGTTTCCCAAATAGAACCGAAAGTGTTTACGATACTTTTGGCGTTGGACACTCTTCGACTTCTATTTCTGCAGCACTCGGAATGGCGATTGCATCCAAACTAAAAGGCGATTTCGAAAAAGAACATATTGCCGTAATCGGTGATGCTTCTATTGCAAGCGGAATGGCTTTTGAAGGTTTAAATCACGCCGGAGTTACAGATGCCAATATTTTGGTCATTTTAAACGACAATGCTATTGGAATTGACCCAAGCGTAGGCGCCTTAAAAAAATATCTTACTGCTGTTAAAAACGGAAAAAACCCAAAACAAAATAACATTATAAAATCATTGAATTTTGATTATTCCGGTCCTATTGACGGACATGATTTTCCGACTTTAATCAAAGAATTAAACCGATTAAAAAAGATAAAAGGCCCAAAATTTCTCCATATTGTTACCACAAAAGGAAAAGGTTTACAACAGGCTGAAGAAAATCAGGTGAAATATCATGCACCCGGAAAATTTGATGCTTCAACCGGAGAAATTCATTTAAAATCAGAAGAAAATCTTCCTCCAAAATATCAGGATGTTTTTGGTTTAACCATTTTAGATTTAGCCAAAAAGAATGAAAAAATAATCGGCATCACACCTGCAATGCCATCAGGAAGTTCATTAAAATTTATGATGGAAGAATTGCCCGAACGTGCTTTTGACGTTGGAATTGCCGAACAGCACGCCGTAACGCTTGCTGCCGGAATGGCGACTCAAGGCATGATTGTATATTGCAATATCTATTCGACCTTTTTGCAGCGTGCCTACGATCAGGTTATTCACGATGTGGCTTTACAGGATTTGCCCGTTATTTTTTGTCTAGATCGGGCAGGTTTGGTAGGTGAAGATGGTGCAACACATCACGGTGTGTTTGATATCGCTTATCTGCGTTCTATTCCAAATATGATTATTTATGCTCCATTAAACGAAATTGAGCTACAAAACATTTTGTACACTGTTCAGTTGGGAATAAATCATCCAATCGCCATTCGATATCCGAGAGGACGCGGTGTAATTGCAAATTGGGAAGTAGAAAATTTCGGACATTACGAAAAAATTAAATTTGGTCAGGCAAAATGCTTAAAAGATGGTACGAAAATTGCAGTTCTGTCGGCCGGAACAATTGGAAATAATGTTATAGAAGCTTTGGAACAATCAAAACATTCCGAAAGTATCGCCCATTACAATTTTAGCTTTATTAAACCATTAGACATCAGTGCTTTAAAAACTATATTTTCAACTTTCGAGCATATTATTACAATTGAAGACGGGGTTAAAAATGGTGGTTTCGGAAGTGCAGTTTTAGAGTTTGCAGCATCTAACAATTTCAAAAACAGCATTGAAATTTTGGGCATTCCAGACGAATTTATCGAGCATGGAACAGTAACCCAACTGCAACAAATCTGTAAAATTGACGTTAAAAGTTTAGTAAACCTTTTTTCTAACCGTTCAAAATAA
- a CDS encoding nucleoside deaminase: protein MINPFTDEYFMKKALQEAEEAFEKGEIPVGAVIVVADKVIARSHNLTELLNDVTAHAEMQSITAAANFLGGKYLKDCTLYVTLEPCQMCAGALYWSQISKIVFGARDEQRGFINMGTKLHPKTTVVSGVMANEAADLMKRFFLERRK, encoded by the coding sequence ATGATAAATCCTTTCACTGACGAATATTTCATGAAAAAAGCTTTACAGGAAGCCGAAGAAGCCTTTGAAAAAGGTGAAATTCCTGTTGGAGCTGTTATTGTGGTTGCAGATAAAGTTATTGCAAGAAGTCATAACTTAACAGAATTGCTAAATGATGTAACAGCTCATGCTGAAATGCAGTCTATAACGGCAGCTGCAAATTTTCTGGGAGGGAAATATTTAAAAGATTGTACGCTTTACGTTACGCTTGAACCTTGCCAGATGTGTGCAGGCGCTTTATATTGGAGCCAGATTTCTAAAATTGTTTTTGGTGCAAGAGACGAACAGCGCGGTTTTATCAATATGGGAACCAAACTACACCCAAAAACGACTGTGGTTTCGGGCGTAATGGCTAACGAAGCTGCGGATTTAATGAAACGCTTTTTTCTGGAAAGAAGAAAATAA
- a CDS encoding alpha-2-macroglobulin family protein — protein sequence MKVKGLVLVFFVFFIFQSCGRKSAADFNSDFSLFKDYITSFTGGIVSSDSDIRVVLAFDKNDWKPNQELDDDLFDISPSVSGKVVALSTNTLAFIPEKKLKPGTEYQVTLNLDKLTALPKEKEAALSKFNFTVKTVKQDFTINTGDIQSYSKEYQYLNCVLKTADNIDLETAQKLVEAKHNGNNLKIKFEKTNGPAKEFRFIIDSIQRQSEASNLEIIYDGSDFDIDQKGQIDFPITSINEFKVIKVEVPDGNNQQVLINFSEPLEKGQDFAGLVSIQNTNNLKFSTQGNLLKVYFTNQNAPKKEEPVAVAVTEPVAVAVDSAAVMVDSAAVAVDSAAAVVEDAVEYVPDEQPEQVVTGELLLEVFEGIESQYGKKLESNYSEKISFDQIKPNVRFIKNGTILPSSNNLKLNFEAVNLSAIDVKVYKIYKNNILQFLQYNELNGGQNLKKVAQPIAKTTLNLKESTLVNLAKWNMYALDLSKIIKPEPGAIYRVEFVYKKKYSLYKCETSDNSEDEAEEEEVDENDVNYSGNSYDDYYYYDDYDWRESQDPCTGSYYYNARIATNILASDLGVIAKRGENKSYLFAVNNIVTTEPVSNARVDLYNFQQQKIATQATSSEGIASFQLDKFAYFAIVTLGDQSTYVKLDDGLSLSVSNFDVAGETLQKGLKGFIYGERGVWRPGDNLYLSFILNDQANKLPKSHPIKFRLNDPNGKTVYQTIQKTNDLNHYSFIVPTNQDAPTGNWEAMISVGGAKFYKSIKIETIKPNRLKIKNTFSRKTLSVSYPNTDNLEVTWLHGAIAKNLNVEMQAKFSQQATTFKGYEKFSFDDLARQFSTEEINVFSGKLNESGKASVNIQPRLQGQAPGMLRASFMTKVYEEGGDFSTDVMSTTYSPYKTYVGLKTPELNKYNMLETRTNNRFEVVTVDESGRPKAVRNLEVRIYKVDWRWWWDSSSDNLSNYNSSNSTTAYKSIVINTNSSGKGSFQFALTDEEWGRYLIRVEDGESGHATALTVNIDWPIWSGKTRNRDASTANMLVFSTDKKNYAVGEKAQISFPSSEGGRALISVENGSRVVQTIWAETQKGETKVEVPITGAMAPNVYFNITLLQPHATTKNDSPIRMYGIVPIEVVDKNTILAPTLNMPDVLRPEQPFTVKVGEKSGKEMTYTIAVVDEGLLDLTRFKTPNAWDSFYVREALGVKTWDIYDDVIGAYGGKINQIFSIGGDQDLGGGKAKKANRFKPVVLYYGPFKLGKGETKSHDLKLPKYIGSVRTMVVAGEANTSAYGSIEKATPVKSPLMVLASLPRKISPSEKVTLPVTVFATENKIKNVTIQVKTSNGLKVAGSAVQKLSFAQPDEKMAYFNLVVGSATGIAKVQVIATSGSEKSTYDVEIDMTNPNPVTSTFTDVVLTPNSPKTISWKTFGIAGSNKARLEVSSMPSMNLNGRLQFLIQYPHGCVEQTTSSVFPQLYLNDVADIDAKRKDLIQKNIAAGIARLGNFQLSNGGLPYWQGNAVPDDWGTSYAGHFLIEAEKKGYVLPINFKSKWLSYQQKEAKQWRFEQKYGNDLAQAYRLYTLALAGNADLSSMNRLRETKGISNESMLRLAAAYVLAGQKSAGQNLLLRTSIDGSDGYNYYYYGSSERNRAMALETMLLLGQQQQAFAMASKLAKEMSANQWMSTQTTAYCLYAMSKFAVSNGPKGINIQFSKNGKGETINTGKSIADRSLSVASGTNSITLKNNKNNTVYVRVLNTGILPIGQENATQNDVSASIVFKNRKGSVINVSRINQGTEFVAEVTIKNQRNERVQNVALSQILPSGFEIVNTRFTDYGDAVNNIADYIDIRDDRTNFYFSLASRETKVFRILLNASYLGNYYLPGLQCEAMYDNTFLARTKGFWVEVVK from the coding sequence GTGAAAGTAAAAGGTTTGGTTCTCGTATTTTTCGTATTTTTTATTTTTCAATCCTGCGGCAGAAAATCGGCTGCCGATTTCAATTCGGATTTTTCATTATTCAAAGATTATATAACCAGTTTCACAGGCGGAATTGTTTCCTCAGATTCTGATATCCGTGTGGTTTTGGCTTTTGATAAAAATGACTGGAAACCCAATCAGGAATTAGATGATGATTTGTTCGATATTTCGCCAAGTGTGAGCGGAAAAGTCGTTGCGCTTTCGACCAATACCTTAGCTTTTATTCCGGAGAAAAAATTAAAACCGGGAACAGAATATCAGGTTACTTTAAACTTAGATAAGCTGACTGCCCTTCCAAAAGAGAAAGAGGCAGCGCTTTCCAAATTCAATTTTACAGTTAAAACGGTAAAACAGGATTTTACTATCAATACAGGCGATATTCAATCTTATAGCAAAGAATATCAATATTTAAACTGTGTTTTAAAAACAGCCGATAATATTGATTTGGAAACCGCTCAAAAATTGGTTGAAGCCAAACACAATGGAAATAATCTTAAAATTAAGTTTGAGAAAACAAACGGGCCAGCAAAAGAATTCCGTTTTATAATTGACAGTATTCAGCGTCAATCTGAAGCTTCAAACTTGGAGATCATTTACGATGGAAGTGATTTTGATATTGACCAGAAAGGACAAATCGATTTTCCGATAACAAGTATAAATGAATTTAAAGTCATAAAAGTTGAAGTTCCGGACGGAAACAATCAGCAGGTATTAATTAATTTCTCTGAGCCTTTAGAAAAAGGACAGGATTTTGCAGGATTAGTTTCGATTCAAAATACTAATAATCTTAAGTTTTCAACTCAAGGAAATTTACTGAAAGTATATTTTACCAATCAAAATGCGCCTAAAAAAGAAGAACCAGTTGCAGTGGCTGTTACAGAACCAGTTGCGGTTGCGGTAGATTCAGCTGCTGTTATGGTTGATTCGGCCGCAGTTGCAGTAGATTCAGCGGCCGCAGTTGTTGAGGATGCCGTTGAATATGTTCCGGATGAACAACCTGAACAAGTTGTAACAGGAGAATTGTTGCTTGAAGTTTTTGAAGGAATCGAAAGTCAATACGGTAAAAAATTAGAATCAAATTATTCGGAGAAAATCTCTTTTGATCAGATAAAACCAAACGTTCGTTTTATTAAAAACGGAACAATTCTGCCAAGTTCAAATAATTTAAAACTGAATTTTGAAGCTGTAAATTTAAGTGCTATTGATGTAAAAGTTTATAAGATTTACAAAAACAATATTCTGCAGTTTCTTCAATACAATGAATTAAACGGTGGACAGAATCTCAAGAAAGTAGCGCAGCCAATTGCTAAAACCACTTTGAATTTAAAGGAAAGCACGCTCGTAAATCTGGCAAAATGGAATATGTATGCTTTAGATTTATCTAAAATCATTAAACCAGAACCAGGAGCGATTTACAGAGTTGAGTTTGTTTATAAAAAGAAATATTCGCTTTATAAATGTGAAACATCAGATAATAGTGAAGATGAAGCGGAGGAAGAAGAAGTTGATGAAAATGATGTAAACTACAGTGGAAACTCTTACGACGATTATTATTACTACGATGATTACGATTGGAGAGAAAGTCAAGATCCTTGTACAGGTTCGTATTATTACAATGCGAGAATTGCAACCAATATTTTAGCTTCAGATTTAGGAGTTATTGCAAAAAGAGGCGAAAATAAATCGTATTTATTTGCTGTTAACAATATCGTTACAACAGAGCCGGTTTCAAACGCAAGAGTGGATTTATATAATTTCCAACAACAGAAAATAGCAACTCAGGCCACGAGTAGTGAAGGAATTGCATCTTTCCAATTAGACAAATTCGCCTATTTTGCTATTGTCACTTTGGGAGATCAGTCAACTTACGTGAAACTGGATGACGGACTTTCATTATCTGTCAGTAATTTTGATGTTGCGGGTGAGACTTTACAAAAAGGTTTAAAAGGTTTCATCTATGGAGAAAGAGGCGTTTGGCGTCCGGGAGATAATTTGTATTTATCATTTATTCTGAATGATCAAGCGAATAAACTTCCGAAATCGCATCCAATTAAATTTAGATTGAATGACCCGAATGGAAAAACAGTTTATCAAACCATTCAGAAAACAAACGATTTAAATCATTACTCTTTTATTGTACCAACCAATCAAGATGCACCAACAGGAAATTGGGAAGCAATGATAAGCGTTGGAGGAGCCAAGTTTTATAAGAGCATTAAAATCGAAACGATTAAGCCAAATCGTTTAAAAATTAAAAATACATTTAGCAGAAAAACACTTTCGGTTTCATATCCAAACACAGATAACCTTGAAGTGACTTGGCTTCATGGGGCTATTGCTAAGAATTTGAATGTAGAGATGCAGGCTAAATTCTCTCAGCAGGCAACCACTTTTAAAGGTTATGAAAAATTTAGTTTTGACGATTTAGCCCGTCAGTTTAGTACAGAAGAAATCAATGTTTTCTCTGGTAAATTAAATGAAAGCGGAAAAGCTTCGGTAAATATTCAGCCGAGATTGCAAGGTCAGGCTCCGGGAATGTTGCGCGCTTCATTCATGACAAAAGTATACGAAGAAGGCGGTGATTTTAGTACAGATGTGATGTCGACAACTTATTCACCATATAAAACTTATGTTGGACTTAAAACTCCTGAACTCAACAAATACAATATGCTTGAAACGAGAACAAATAATCGTTTTGAAGTAGTTACAGTTGATGAAAGCGGTAGACCAAAAGCCGTTAGAAATCTGGAAGTTAGAATTTATAAAGTAGACTGGAGATGGTGGTGGGATTCGTCAAGCGATAATTTATCGAATTACAATTCATCAAATTCAACAACAGCTTATAAATCTATTGTAATTAATACCAATTCAAGCGGGAAAGGAAGTTTCCAATTTGCTCTAACCGATGAAGAATGGGGACGTTATTTAATTCGTGTTGAAGATGGGGAAAGTGGACACGCAACAGCCCTAACTGTAAACATCGACTGGCCAATCTGGTCTGGAAAAACACGAAACAGAGATGCTTCAACAGCCAATATGTTAGTTTTTTCTACAGATAAAAAGAATTATGCGGTTGGAGAAAAAGCGCAGATTTCTTTCCCTTCCAGTGAAGGCGGACGTGCTTTGATTTCTGTTGAAAACGGATCCAGAGTGGTACAGACCATTTGGGCAGAAACTCAAAAAGGAGAAACAAAAGTTGAGGTTCCAATTACAGGAGCAATGGCACCAAATGTATATTTTAATATTACATTATTACAGCCACATGCTACAACCAAAAACGATTCGCCAATTCGTATGTATGGAATTGTTCCGATTGAAGTGGTGGATAAAAACACGATTTTGGCACCAACTCTGAACATGCCAGATGTATTAAGACCTGAACAGCCTTTCACAGTAAAAGTGGGCGAAAAATCAGGTAAAGAAATGACCTATACTATTGCCGTTGTAGACGAAGGACTTTTAGATTTAACCCGTTTTAAAACACCAAATGCATGGGATAGTTTTTATGTTCGCGAAGCACTTGGAGTAAAAACATGGGATATTTATGATGATGTAATTGGCGCTTATGGCGGAAAAATAAATCAGATTTTCAGTATTGGTGGAGATCAGGATTTAGGTGGCGGAAAAGCTAAAAAAGCTAATCGTTTTAAACCAGTTGTATTATACTATGGTCCATTTAAATTAGGAAAAGGAGAAACAAAATCGCATGACTTAAAACTTCCAAAATATATTGGTTCTGTTAGAACAATGGTTGTAGCAGGAGAAGCAAATACAAGTGCTTATGGAAGTATTGAAAAAGCAACTCCTGTTAAGAGTCCACTAATGGTTTTAGCTTCGTTACCAAGAAAAATTTCGCCATCAGAAAAAGTAACACTTCCGGTAACGGTTTTTGCAACGGAAAACAAAATTAAAAATGTAACGATTCAGGTAAAAACCAGCAACGGATTAAAAGTAGCTGGAAGTGCGGTTCAAAAATTAAGTTTTGCACAGCCAGATGAGAAAATGGCTTATTTTAATTTGGTTGTTGGTTCTGCAACTGGGATTGCAAAAGTTCAGGTAATCGCAACATCTGGAAGCGAGAAATCAACTTATGATGTTGAAATCGATATGACGAACCCAAATCCAGTTACGAGTACTTTTACGGATGTTGTTTTAACTCCAAATAGTCCCAAAACAATTTCATGGAAAACATTTGGTATTGCTGGAAGTAATAAAGCAAGGTTAGAAGTTTCATCTATGCCATCGATGAATTTGAACGGAAGACTGCAGTTCTTAATTCAATACCCGCATGGTTGTGTAGAGCAGACTACTTCTTCGGTTTTCCCTCAATTGTATTTAAATGATGTGGCAGATATTGATGCGAAACGAAAAGATTTAATTCAAAAAAATATTGCCGCAGGAATTGCCAGATTAGGAAATTTCCAATTGTCAAATGGTGGGTTGCCTTACTGGCAGGGGAATGCGGTTCCGGATGATTGGGGAACTTCTTATGCCGGACATTTCTTAATTGAAGCAGAGAAAAAAGGATATGTTTTGCCAATTAATTTCAAATCTAAATGGTTATCATATCAACAAAAAGAGGCGAAACAATGGCGTTTTGAGCAGAAGTACGGAAATGATTTAGCTCAGGCGTATCGTTTGTACACTTTAGCTTTAGCAGGAAATGCTGATTTATCGTCAATGAATAGACTTCGCGAGACAAAAGGAATTTCAAACGAAAGTATGCTTCGTTTGGCAGCGGCTTATGTTTTGGCAGGTCAGAAATCAGCCGGGCAGAATTTACTGTTGCGAACAAGCATTGATGGTTCTGATGGTTATAATTATTACTATTATGGTTCCAGTGAAAGAAACAGAGCAATGGCTTTGGAAACAATGTTACTTTTAGGGCAGCAGCAACAAGCATTTGCAATGGCTTCTAAGTTGGCTAAAGAAATGTCAGCTAATCAGTGGATGAGTACACAAACAACCGCTTATTGCTTGTATGCAATGTCGAAATTTGCCGTGAGCAATGGTCCAAAAGGAATCAATATTCAGTTTAGTAAAAACGGAAAAGGCGAGACGATAAACACAGGCAAATCGATTGCAGATCGTAGTTTGTCTGTAGCTTCTGGCACAAACAGTATTACTTTGAAAAACAATAAAAACAATACCGTTTATGTTCGTGTATTGAATACAGGAATATTACCAATCGGACAAGAAAATGCAACGCAAAATGATGTTTCGGCAAGTATTGTATTCAAAAACAGAAAAGGAAGCGTAATCAATGTTTCCAGAATAAATCAGGGAACGGAGTTTGTTGCTGAGGTTACGATTAAAAACCAACGAAATGAAAGGGTTCAGAATGTAGCTTTATCGCAGATTCTGCCTTCAGGTTTTGAAATCGTAAACACTCGTTTCACAGATTACGGAGACGCTGTAAATAATATCGCTGATTATATTGATATTCGTGATGACAGAACGAATTTCTATTTTAGTCTGGCAAGCAGAGAAACAAAAGTTTTCAGAATATTGTTGAATGCATCATACTTAGGAAATTATTATTTACCAGGATTACAATGCGAAGCGATGTATGATAATACATTCCTAGCCAGAACAAAAGGATTCTGGGTTGAGGTTGTGAAATAA
- a CDS encoding transposase, whose amino-acid sequence MEKDVFEVGKYYHVYNRGNNSENIFIEEKNYNYFLEKVKKYILPIADIYAYCLLKNHFHIVLRIKDKIDLPEKFKEKIHLPFSNLFNSYSKSINKAYNRTGSLFQEHLERNRIENEEYLRQLILYVHLNPVKHKFLKDFQSYKHSSYCSYLSDKPSSIDREFIIELFNDLENFIFCHDERKLIYEGVLSDVNLLDQ is encoded by the coding sequence GTGGAGAAGGACGTTTTTGAGGTAGGAAAATATTATCATGTCTATAACCGAGGAAATAATAGTGAGAATATTTTTATTGAAGAGAAAAATTACAATTACTTTCTGGAAAAGGTTAAAAAATATATTTTACCAATAGCAGATATTTATGCCTACTGTTTACTTAAAAACCATTTTCATATTGTTCTAAGAATTAAAGATAAAATTGATCTGCCTGAAAAGTTTAAAGAAAAAATTCACCTGCCATTTTCTAATTTATTTAATTCTTATTCTAAGAGTATAAACAAAGCTTATAATCGGACAGGAAGTTTATTTCAAGAGCATTTAGAGAGAAATAGAATAGAAAATGAAGAATATTTAAGGCAGTTAATTTTGTATGTTCATTTAAATCCAGTGAAGCATAAATTTTTAAAAGATTTCCAATCGTATAAGCATTCATCTTATTGCTCTTATTTATCTGATAAGCCAAGTAGTATTGATCGAGAGTTTATTATAGAATTATTCAACGATCTGGAAAATTTTATATTTTGCCATGATGAAAGAAAGTTGATTTATGAAGGTGTGCTTAGTGATGTAAATTTACTTGATCAATAG
- the pbpC gene encoding penicillin-binding protein 1C — protein sequence MKNKLKAFLQRIINWIKRNKIKSAIVFVLLLIYYFSIPRTLFKEPYSTVIESKEGELLGAKIARDGQWRFPAQDSVPDKFKKCIVYFEDEYFYKHPGFNPGAMINAFQQNKKAGKVVRGGSTLTQQVIRLSRKGKNRTYFEKIIEIILATRLELGYSKDEILEMYAAHAPFGGNVVGLEMASWRYFGVQSNQLSWAENAVLAVLPNAPSLIYPGKNQIKLLNKRNRLLLKLHQEGIIDKQTYELSIEEPLPQKPYDLPQIAPHLLQRVAKNEEGTRVKTTIDYALQNRVNQIARYYYNQYKQNEVHNLAILVIDVQNRNVMSYVGNSPADLDHQKDVDIIDAPRSTGSILKPLLYGAMLDDGELLPNTLVADVPTQISGYTPQNFNLTFDGAVPAHRALSRSLNIPAVLMLQEFTVNKFYEELQKFKLKNINKTPDHYGLSLILGGAESNLWDLCRTYANLSSTLNYFTKHQAKYRTNEFTELNYKNDFKSDFGSETNQKNILGAGSIWLTYNAMEEVNRPEADEAWKFYDSSLKIAWKTGTSFGNRDAWAIGTNSRYVVGVWVGNATGEGRPTLTGVTSAAPILFDVFNVLPRQRWFDTPYKDLAEVEVCRLSGYLAKDNCPKIKQWVTKKGKSTKVCPYHKTIHLDKTEQFQVNSSCENIENIVTKNWFVLPPVMAWYYKSQHIEYLPLPPFKEGCEGTQTTTMDFIYPKANSKIYLTKDFNSNVQPVILKVAYSERDKELFWYVDDVYKATTKTFHELPITPTTGTHYITVVDASGNEIRRRIEIVRE from the coding sequence TTGAAAAATAAACTAAAAGCGTTTCTTCAGCGCATTATAAACTGGATAAAAAGAAACAAAATAAAATCAGCAATTGTATTTGTGCTCTTGCTGATTTACTATTTTTCTATACCTCGAACATTGTTTAAAGAACCTTACTCCACAGTTATAGAAAGCAAAGAAGGAGAATTATTAGGTGCAAAAATCGCACGTGACGGACAATGGCGTTTTCCGGCACAAGATAGTGTTCCAGATAAATTCAAAAAATGTATTGTATATTTTGAAGACGAATATTTCTATAAACATCCAGGATTTAATCCCGGAGCGATGATTAATGCTTTTCAACAAAATAAAAAAGCAGGAAAAGTAGTCAGAGGCGGAAGTACATTAACACAACAAGTTATCAGACTTTCCCGAAAAGGAAAAAACAGAACCTATTTTGAGAAAATCATCGAAATTATTCTCGCCACCCGATTAGAATTAGGATATTCCAAAGATGAAATTCTCGAAATGTACGCTGCTCATGCACCATTTGGAGGAAATGTTGTTGGGTTGGAAATGGCCTCGTGGCGTTATTTTGGCGTTCAGTCCAATCAATTATCTTGGGCTGAGAATGCAGTTTTGGCCGTTCTGCCAAATGCACCAAGTTTAATTTATCCAGGAAAAAATCAGATAAAATTACTTAATAAACGCAACCGACTTTTACTGAAACTTCACCAAGAGGGAATAATTGACAAGCAAACGTATGAACTTTCAATAGAAGAACCTCTGCCTCAAAAACCGTATGATTTGCCTCAAATTGCACCACATTTACTGCAAAGAGTAGCTAAAAATGAAGAAGGAACGCGAGTAAAAACAACGATAGATTATGCGCTTCAAAATCGTGTAAATCAGATTGCGAGATATTATTACAATCAGTACAAGCAAAATGAGGTTCATAATCTGGCTATTTTGGTAATTGATGTTCAAAATAGAAATGTAATGAGTTATGTTGGAAATTCTCCAGCAGATTTAGATCATCAGAAAGATGTAGATATTATTGATGCACCAAGAAGTACTGGAAGTATTTTAAAACCACTTTTATACGGCGCAATGTTAGACGACGGAGAATTACTGCCTAATACTTTAGTGGCCGATGTTCCAACACAGATTTCGGGATATACACCGCAGAATTTCAATTTAACGTTTGACGGAGCTGTTCCGGCACATCGTGCATTATCACGATCTTTAAATATTCCAGCAGTTTTAATGCTTCAGGAATTTACGGTCAATAAATTTTATGAGGAATTGCAAAAGTTCAAATTGAAAAATATAAATAAAACTCCAGATCATTACGGTTTGTCACTTATTTTGGGTGGTGCCGAAAGCAATTTATGGGATTTATGCAGAACGTATGCAAATCTGTCTTCAACGCTGAATTATTTTACTAAACATCAGGCAAAATACAGAACAAATGAGTTTACAGAACTAAATTATAAAAACGATTTTAAGTCTGATTTTGGTTCAGAAACAAATCAGAAAAATATTCTGGGTGCAGGGTCAATTTGGTTAACGTATAATGCAATGGAAGAGGTTAACAGGCCAGAAGCAGATGAAGCTTGGAAGTTTTATGATAGTTCTTTGAAAATTGCATGGAAAACCGGAACAAGTTTCGGAAATCGAGATGCTTGGGCCATCGGAACCAATTCCAGATATGTGGTCGGCGTTTGGGTTGGAAATGCAACCGGAGAGGGAAGGCCAACTCTAACTGGAGTTACCAGTGCAGCACCTATTTTATTCGACGTTTTTAACGTACTGCCAAGGCAAAGATGGTTTGATACGCCTTACAAAGATTTGGCTGAAGTTGAGGTTTGTCGTTTAAGTGGTTATTTAGCTAAAGACAACTGTCCGAAAATCAAGCAATGGGTTACTAAAAAGGGGAAATCAACCAAAGTTTGTCCTTATCATAAAACAATTCATTTAGATAAAACGGAACAATTTCAGGTAAACAGCAGCTGTGAAAATATTGAAAATATTGTGACTAAAAACTGGTTTGTACTGCCTCCCGTTATGGCATGGTATTACAAAAGCCAGCATATTGAATATCTGCCTCTTCCGCCTTTTAAAGAAGGATGTGAAGGAACACAAACCACCACAATGGATTTTATTTATCCGAAAGCTAACAGTAAAATTTATTTGACTAAGGATTTTAATAGTAATGTTCAGCCAGTAATTTTAAAAGTAGCTTATTCTGAAAGAGATAAAGAATTGTTTTGGTATGTTGATGATGTTTATAAAGCTACAACCAAAACCTTTCATGAACTGCCTATTACGCCAACAACAGGAACGCATTACATTACAGTTGTGGATGCTTCTGGAAATGAAATCAGACGCAGAATTGAGATTGTAAGGGAATAA